A DNA window from Desulfonauticus submarinus contains the following coding sequences:
- a CDS encoding ParA family protein — protein MPKVLAIANQKGGVGKTTTALSLGCGLSILGKKVLVLDLDAHACGTVHLGFFPGTYKTSALDIFLPNSEKQQDSLIYKKETLRFDFVPAHIKLAEVEGNLKGSPGRGWLLKKWLLRYAKDYDFVVLDCPPHTGVILLNALAAADLVIVPVQTDFLALHGLKLIFDTFRLLKIALKRNVNFKILATMYDIRTKASRRVFNLLRKKLGDKLFSTVISIDTNFREASSEGKTIFEYAPKSRGAFQYLQLAKEILRQ, from the coding sequence CAAAAGGGAGGTGTAGGAAAAACTACTACAGCTTTGAGTTTAGGCTGTGGCCTAAGTATTTTGGGTAAAAAAGTCCTTGTTTTGGATTTAGATGCCCATGCTTGTGGTACTGTTCATTTAGGTTTTTTCCCTGGTACTTATAAAACATCTGCTTTAGACATTTTTTTACCTAACTCAGAAAAACAGCAAGATAGTTTGATTTATAAAAAAGAAACTCTCCGCTTTGACTTTGTTCCTGCACATATTAAATTGGCAGAGGTAGAAGGGAATTTAAAAGGGTCTCCTGGAAGGGGTTGGTTGCTTAAAAAATGGTTATTAAGATATGCCAAAGACTATGATTTCGTGGTTTTAGATTGTCCTCCCCATACAGGAGTTATTCTTTTAAATGCCTTGGCCGCGGCTGACTTGGTAATTGTTCCTGTTCAGACAGATTTTTTGGCTTTACATGGTTTAAAGTTAATTTTTGATACCTTTAGGTTGCTTAAAATAGCCTTGAAGAGAAATGTAAATTTTAAGATTTTGGCTACCATGTACGATATACGAACTAAGGCTTCGCGAAGGGTGTTTAATTTGCTTCGAAAGAAATTGGGCGATAAACTATTTAGTACAGTCATCTCTATAGATACAAATTTTAGAGAGGCTAGTTCTGAGGGTAAAACTATTTTTGAATATGCTCCTAAAAGTAGAGGGGCTTTTCAATACTTGCAACTTGCAAAAGAAATTTTAAGACAATGA